The sequence AGGCGGCCAGTTGCAGGAGCCGGCTCATGCCCGTGCCCCAGCGGCGCAGCAGGGCGAGCCCGACCACCCCGCCGACGACCTTGAGCGCGCCGGTGGCCCACAGGACCACGAGGAACCAGGTGACCCGGTCCTCCACCATCTTGACCAGAGGCGGGGCGATCGTCGTGGCGGCGCCGGCCGTACCTCCCAGTGCCCAGTAGAAACTCGGCAGGGCGAACAGGAAGCCCCACGCCGCCACGCCGTACGCCGCCCACGCCGCGCGGCGCGATCGCGGTGCCGTCTCGTTGACCTGCGAAGTCGTCATACCCGCAACGGTTCCAGCGTCTCCTGCCCGATGCCTCCCGCCGGAGGGTGACGGCCCTCCCTCCACAGGGGGAAAGCCGCCTTGGCATCCCCGGGGGGCGGGACCAGGACGTCGCGGCGGGCTGGATACAGGGCCGCGCCGACGTGTCGCCGTGGGCCTTCGGGCCGGCCCTCCCCTCTCGCCTCCGCCCTGACACCTGCGGCCGCGATCGGGCGGGAGCCGGTCTCCCCCGGGGCGGAGTC comes from Streptosporangium roseum DSM 43021 and encodes:
- a CDS encoding DUF3995 domain-containing protein, giving the protein MTTSQVNETAPRSRRAAWAAYGVAAWGFLFALPSFYWALGGTAGAATTIAPPLVKMVEDRVTWFLVVLWATGALKVVGGVVGLALLRRWGTGMSRLLQLAAWGAGGLLLWHGGLFVVQGLLMQADSAGIAPDLLPVIRWYTYLWGPWFMAGGLLFITAALVHLRGLADRRGAVIACAVGGLGALILSVAMLLLGIG